A stretch of the Thermofilum adornatum genome encodes the following:
- a CDS encoding RIO1 family regulatory kinase/ATPase, with amino-acid sequence MSARFAVDALKQLGEDDYRLLVAVERGMINHEYVDVKLVASISGLEEDFVNARLKKLNKLGLVQRFKGGFVGFVLTTRGYDCLALYVLVKRGTLSQLSLTPYGEGKESEVYLGKTEGDRIVVVKFHRVGRTSFRKVKLVREYVADKRHYSWLYAGRLAAMREFEALKILWKSGVAVPEPIDWNRHVIVTGYVEGDELYLLPVLTDPKAFFESVLQEVEKSFKAGVVHGDLSEYNVLVARGEKPVLIDWPQWVSSSHPMASFYLKRDIVNIAGFFAKKYGVDVDPEQLGEDFLSRLSVNG; translated from the coding sequence GTGAGCGCGCGGTTTGCTGTTGATGCCTTGAAGCAACTGGGGGAGGATGATTACAGGTTGTTGGTGGCTGTGGAGAGGGGGATGATTAATCATGAATATGTGGATGTAAAATTGGTTGCCAGTATTAGTGGCTTGGAGGAGGACTTTGTTAATGCTAGGTTGAAGAAGCTGAACAAGCTTGGGCTGGTTCAGAGGTTTAAGGGCGGGTTTGTAGGATTTGTCCTGACTACTAGGGGGTATGACTGCTTGGCGCTCTATGTTTTGGTGAAGAGGGGGACTTTGTCTCAGCTTTCTCTTACTCCGTATGGCGAGGGGAAGGAGAGCGAAGTATATCTCGGGAAGACTGAGGGGGACAGGATTGTGGTTGTCAAGTTTCACCGTGTTGGGAGGACGAGTTTTAGAAAGGTTAAGCTTGTAAGGGAATATGTAGCCGACAAGAGGCACTATTCCTGGCTGTATGCTGGGAGGCTTGCCGCCATGAGGGAGTTTGAGGCCCTGAAGATCTTGTGGAAGAGTGGTGTCGCGGTGCCAGAGCCCATTGACTGGAATAGGCACGTTATTGTTACTGGATACGTGGAGGGCGACGAGTTATACCTTCTCCCAGTGCTGACAGACCCAAAGGCTTTCTTTGAAAGTGTGTTGCAGGAAGTCGAGAAGAGTTTTAAGGCTGGCGTTGTTCACGGGGATCTCAGTGAGTATAACGTGTTGGTCGCTAGGGGCGAGAAGCCTGTCCTAATTGATTGGCCTCAGTGGGTTTCCAGCAGTCACCCTATGGCCTCGTTTTACCTGAAGAGGGACATAGTAAACATTGCTGGGTTTTTTGCCAAGAAGTATGGGGTAGACGTTGACCCAGAGCAGTTGGGGGAAGATTTTTTAAGCCGACTATCTGTTAATGGTTAG
- a CDS encoding type II toxin-antitoxin system VapC family toxin codes for MIDTEIRSIAKKKPSVSSFSSQEDYLKALRMHEEALKFFREKFPELEVYISTHQIGEIYHVLAFRGTKVPKEEAKKIVWAILEDDKIIKVPLLPGHLKDALEESAKTGIHIWDYLCFLPVKDYIDVVFSCDIHFQKIGVELNVEVINPLGG; via the coding sequence ATGATTGATACAGAGATAAGGTCTATAGCGAAGAAGAAGCCTTCAGTTAGCAGTTTTAGTTCGCAGGAGGATTATCTAAAAGCTTTAAGAATGCATGAGGAAGCGCTGAAATTCTTTCGTGAAAAATTCCCAGAGTTAGAAGTTTATATTTCTACCCATCAAATTGGAGAAATATATCACGTTTTAGCCTTTAGAGGTACTAAGGTACCAAAGGAAGAAGCCAAGAAAATCGTTTGGGCTATACTAGAAGATGATAAAATAATTAAGGTTCCACTGTTGCCTGGGCATCTAAAAGATGCACTCGAAGAAAGTGCAAAGACCGGTATACATATATGGGATTACCTCTGTTTTCTTCCAGTGAAAGATTACATTGACGTGGTCTTTTCATGTGACATTCATTTCCAAAAGATTGGAGTAGAATTAAATGTAGAGGTGATAAATCCTCTTGGAGGCTGA
- a CDS encoding metallophosphoesterase family protein, which produces MSTGSPRVVAFGDVHAPLYVNYLSSSLAKLQPDAKLVLVAGDVVARGEWRMCRQVSELSEKFLPEATVVGVFGNEDYEEARGRMREECSGFMWLEDDAVEVEVYGLRVRVVGSTGVLDEPTPWQKRNVPGIVETYRRRLERLGELLDKKSGDLTILLTHYPPRCRTLMGEDERFWRQMSSEGLAELVKKKGVDVVVHGHLHRSTVHRDYIGSTPVYNVALPATKSVTVIELRRQGLLQFL; this is translated from the coding sequence GTGTCTACTGGGTCTCCCAGGGTTGTGGCTTTTGGCGATGTGCATGCACCCCTCTACGTGAATTATTTGTCGAGCTCTCTAGCTAAGCTACAGCCTGACGCCAAGCTTGTACTTGTAGCTGGCGACGTTGTGGCTAGGGGCGAGTGGAGGATGTGTAGGCAGGTCTCGGAACTGAGTGAGAAGTTTCTCCCAGAAGCGACAGTTGTAGGAGTTTTTGGAAACGAGGACTACGAGGAGGCTAGGGGAAGGATGAGGGAGGAGTGTAGCGGTTTCATGTGGCTTGAGGACGATGCTGTAGAGGTAGAGGTTTACGGCTTGAGGGTTAGGGTTGTAGGCTCGACTGGCGTCTTGGATGAGCCTACTCCTTGGCAGAAGCGTAATGTCCCGGGGATAGTGGAGACGTATAGGAGGAGGCTTGAAAGGCTGGGAGAGCTTTTGGATAAGAAGAGTGGGGATTTGACTATACTGCTTACGCATTATCCCCCCAGGTGCCGTACATTGATGGGGGAGGACGAGAGGTTTTGGAGGCAGATGTCTTCTGAGGGGCTGGCAGAATTAGTAAAGAAGAAGGGCGTCGACGTGGTTGTTCATGGCCACCTGCACAGGAGCACTGTTCACAGAGACTATATTGGTAGTACTCCTGTCTACAATGTTGCTCTACCTGCAACTAAAAGTGTAACAGTAATCGAGCTCAGGAGACAAGGGTTGTTGCAGTTCCTGTAG
- a CDS encoding class I SAM-dependent methyltransferase yields MSIDYDTIAERYDELYGLEQSGKNLAASAFLYGKETVLDAGCGTGLLSVFLKGSYYICLDLSIGMLEVFRSRRRCLCDAVMGDINMLPFRDECVDGLACITVIHEAPGSISGLARVLKLGGAMVLGVKERLLREPLKFPMELLVEKILESSGDTLYVLRRVG; encoded by the coding sequence GTGTCTATCGACTACGACACTATTGCAGAGAGGTATGACGAGCTTTATGGACTGGAGCAGTCAGGCAAGAACCTTGCGGCCTCGGCTTTCCTCTATGGGAAGGAAACTGTGCTTGACGCTGGCTGTGGCACTGGCTTGCTGTCGGTCTTCTTGAAGGGCTCTTACTACATTTGTCTTGACTTGAGCATTGGGATGCTAGAGGTTTTCAGGTCTAGGCGTAGGTGTCTGTGTGACGCTGTTATGGGTGACATAAATATGCTTCCCTTCCGCGACGAATGTGTGGACGGCTTGGCCTGTATAACCGTTATCCACGAGGCTCCCGGCTCGATCAGCGGCCTTGCCCGCGTCTTAAAGCTGGGCGGCGCAATGGTTTTAGGTGTGAAGGAGCGCCTGCTTAGAGAGCCCTTAAAGTTTCCCATGGAATTGCTTGTAGAAAAGATTTTAGAAAGCTCAGGAGATACCCTATACGTTTTGAGGAGGGTTGGGTAA